From Sporosarcina sp. 6E9, a single genomic window includes:
- a CDS encoding YafY family protein, with amino-acid sequence MPKSINARERLLEVISILERNTDKEDMKTLHEIHAMLPEHANVGVGTVREDLLTLEDSNIYPILSVQEKVGLQKHYHYDGRLFEIHELRLLMDAISAAKFIPQSETNGLLMKIRKLTSKRLAKQLNNELYVVNDAKYDLGEVTKVVEQLHTGIQDQKLIAFKYGRYGIDLKFHLSNNEDNYWVKPHGLVWNSDRYYLVGEYIAEGDIRQYRVDRMRSVQVTDESFVPDPDFNLKDHVSKMFHMYGGEPLTLEAVFSNKLINVVIDRFGTDANIQAHGPDTFVLKTRAIMSDGLVQWLMRFGHRVKVVHPETLVNQMKEEAIKFYENYKE; translated from the coding sequence ATGCCAAAGTCAATAAACGCACGAGAAAGGCTACTTGAAGTCATCTCGATCCTTGAAAGAAATACAGATAAGGAAGATATGAAAACATTGCATGAAATACATGCCATGTTACCCGAACACGCCAATGTTGGTGTAGGTACGGTTAGAGAGGATTTGCTAACCCTCGAAGATTCTAATATATATCCAATATTATCCGTGCAAGAAAAAGTTGGTTTACAAAAACATTACCATTACGACGGGCGATTATTTGAAATACATGAGCTTCGGCTGCTGATGGATGCAATTAGCGCAGCTAAGTTTATCCCACAATCAGAAACTAATGGATTATTGATGAAAATTAGGAAATTAACAAGTAAAAGATTGGCAAAACAATTAAACAATGAACTTTATGTCGTGAACGACGCTAAATATGATTTAGGGGAAGTTACAAAAGTTGTGGAACAATTACACACTGGAATTCAAGATCAGAAATTGATTGCTTTCAAATATGGTCGTTATGGTATCGATTTAAAATTCCATCTTAGTAATAATGAGGATAATTATTGGGTCAAACCGCATGGACTTGTGTGGAATAGCGATCGTTATTATTTGGTAGGAGAATATATTGCTGAAGGTGATATTCGGCAATATCGCGTTGATCGAATGCGTTCAGTCCAAGTGACGGATGAAAGCTTCGTGCCGGATCCAGACTTTAATCTAAAGGATCACGTATCGAAAATGTTTCATATGTACGGCGGTGAACCACTAACTTTGGAAGCAGTATTTTCGAATAAGCTGATCAATGTAGTCATTGATCGATTCGGAACCGATGCAAATATTCAAGCGCATGGTCCAGATACTTTTGTTTTGAAAACACGAGCGATAATGAGTGATGGGCTCGTACAATGGCTGATGCGATTTGGGCACCGTGTAAAAGTGGTTCATCCCGAAACATTAGTGAATCAAATGAAAGAAGAGGCGATAAAGTTTTATGAAAATTATAAGGAGTGA
- a CDS encoding squalene/phytoene synthase family protein codes for MSPEAKLLKEAMHVLKLTSRTFYIPIKLLNPTLRNIVGSAYLCMRAIDEIEDHEELHSDTKQHLLRTTSKLLQTNFDNVAYKQLLQPYENVLPEVTLRLGDWLSICPSVFLDKVQESTSLMADGMAKWVEKDWLVKTKEDLDEYTYYVAGLVGVMLSDIWQLFDGTKTDRELAIAYGRGLQVVNMLRNQEEDANRGVHFIPDGWTRADMFQYAELNLHQAEGYIESIKTKNILLFCKIPHTLAKRTLNALTGGKEKMNRNEVEMTVNEIVKSL; via the coding sequence TTGAGTCCAGAAGCTAAATTACTAAAAGAAGCCATGCATGTATTAAAGTTAACCAGTAGGACCTTCTACATTCCAATTAAATTATTAAATCCTACCTTGCGCAATATTGTTGGTTCTGCATATTTATGTATGCGCGCTATCGATGAAATTGAAGATCACGAAGAATTGCATTCTGATACCAAACAACACTTATTGCGAACTACGAGCAAATTATTGCAAACAAATTTTGACAATGTTGCATACAAGCAACTTTTACAACCTTATGAAAATGTATTACCAGAAGTTACATTGCGACTTGGCGATTGGCTCTCAATATGTCCATCAGTTTTTCTTGATAAGGTTCAGGAGTCGACAAGCCTCATGGCAGACGGAATGGCCAAATGGGTTGAAAAAGACTGGCTTGTAAAAACGAAAGAGGATTTGGATGAGTACACTTACTACGTTGCTGGTTTGGTAGGTGTGATGTTATCTGATATTTGGCAGCTATTCGATGGGACAAAAACTGACCGCGAATTAGCGATTGCATATGGACGTGGTCTGCAAGTCGTCAATATGTTGCGAAACCAGGAGGAGGATGCCAATCGCGGCGTTCATTTTATTCCCGATGGTTGGACGCGTGCAGATATGTTTCAGTATGCTGAATTGAATTTACATCAAGCTGAAGGCTATATTGAGTCGATTAAGACTAAAAACATTCTTCTATTTTGTAAAATCCCGCATACTTTGGCTAAAAGAACGCTCAATGCATTAACTGGGGGAAAAGAAAAAATGAACCGTAATGAAGTTGAAATGACTGTAAACGAAATTGTAAAAAGTCTATAA
- a CDS encoding patatin-like phospholipase family protein, protein MLIDGVFSGGGLKGFALVGAYEVLEEKGYQFKRVAGTSAGAILASFIAAGYTAKEIELLFDELDLTSLLDSRLTILPFPFLKWLQIYWRLGLYQGKALENWFLEKLADKGVYSFADLPEGSLKLIASDLTNGRMIVLPDDLERYGIAQETFPVARAVRMSCGIPFFFEPVRLKIGSGDTIVVDGGVLSNFPLWIFDNDVGKRERPVLGLKLSRRKEEIEGRQINNAINLFEALFSTMKNAHDEKYISRKHEKNIVFIPVDHYSATQFDMDEESKRQLLEIGRERTTLFLNSW, encoded by the coding sequence TTGTTAATTGATGGGGTGTTTTCAGGTGGAGGTTTGAAGGGATTTGCGCTAGTTGGTGCCTACGAAGTGTTAGAAGAAAAGGGTTATCAATTTAAACGTGTAGCCGGTACAAGTGCCGGAGCCATTTTAGCCAGCTTTATAGCCGCTGGGTATACAGCCAAAGAAATCGAACTTTTATTCGACGAGCTAGATCTAACCTCGCTCTTAGATTCAAGATTAACGATACTTCCTTTTCCGTTTTTAAAATGGCTTCAGATTTATTGGCGATTAGGCCTTTATCAAGGGAAAGCATTAGAAAATTGGTTTTTAGAAAAGTTAGCCGACAAAGGTGTTTATTCATTCGCTGATTTACCAGAAGGGTCATTAAAACTCATTGCATCAGACTTAACGAATGGGAGGATGATTGTTCTGCCAGATGACTTGGAACGCTATGGTATCGCCCAGGAGACCTTTCCAGTGGCACGTGCGGTGCGCATGAGTTGCGGAATACCTTTCTTCTTTGAGCCGGTAAGATTAAAAATTGGTTCGGGCGATACAATTGTTGTTGATGGTGGGGTATTAAGTAATTTTCCCTTGTGGATTTTTGACAATGATGTAGGAAAAAGAGAACGGCCGGTACTCGGCTTGAAATTAAGTCGAAGAAAGGAAGAAATTGAAGGTCGGCAAATTAATAATGCGATAAATCTATTTGAAGCCTTATTTTCAACCATGAAAAATGCCCATGATGAAAAATACATTTCAAGAAAACACGAGAAAAACATTGTTTTTATTCCGGTAGATCACTATAGTGCAACGCAATTTGATATGGATGAAGAGTCAAAAAGACAGCTGTTAGAAATTGGACGTGAGCGAACAACGTTATTTTTAAATTCATGGTGA
- a CDS encoding YunC family protein: protein MMSLYPVTIEDQVFLAISVILPKTNLLVVTNDNGYIMCGALDVALLNEKLADRKVIAGRAVGVKTIDQLLDAPLESVTYEAENLGISKGMIGREALLKMV, encoded by the coding sequence TTGATGAGTTTATATCCCGTAACCATTGAAGACCAAGTATTTCTGGCCATTTCAGTTATATTGCCGAAAACGAATTTACTTGTTGTAACGAATGACAATGGATACATTATGTGCGGGGCTCTAGATGTTGCGCTACTAAACGAAAAACTGGCTGATCGGAAAGTCATTGCGGGGCGAGCTGTCGGAGTCAAAACAATCGATCAACTTCTTGATGCACCACTCGAATCGGTCACCTATGAAGCTGAAAATTTGGGAATTAGCAAAGGGATGATTGGCAGAGAAGCACTCTTGAAAATGGTGTAA
- a CDS encoding AarF/ABC1/UbiB kinase family protein, translated as MFKKRIRHTRRFQEIINAFLKNGFSHFLFRLGLTERDLKKTNENEDWNIKGQHVGKRLRYTLQELGPTFVKLGQIASSRRDLVPAEIIHELEKLQEHVHAVPFSTIRMIVEAELGGTLENLFDSFDEAPLAAASIGQVHVARLPTGEEVAVKVQRPNIKQTIETDLEILYEIAKFLEENSVWAKTYHIKEIIQEFSKSLRDELDYKVEGRSANRIAKQFKEQPNIQIPNIYIDFSTTKILTMELVQGIRLNDIKQLDDGGYDRKLIAERVVDAMFFQVLEKGFFHGDPHPGNIYILPDNRICFLDFGMMGRINDQLKFHFASLIINLKQGDTNGMMKVFSDMGLLNEDTNKADFQRDLDDLIEVYYEVSLDEISLGGIMSELFEVAFQHKIQIPTEITILGKAILTLESTVSLLDPTFSVMKAVEPFGRKLMLERYHPKTILQNSWKDLVENAEILLHLPKDIKKITSTVGKGKLRLDINVQQIQTILGRLDRISNRLSFSIILLAFSILMVGLIIGSAIAGQTNLLWSFPIIEAGSIIATLMFVFLLFSIFRSGRM; from the coding sequence GTGTTTAAAAAAAGAATACGGCATACGCGTCGTTTTCAAGAAATCATAAATGCGTTTTTAAAAAATGGATTCAGCCATTTTCTTTTTCGTTTGGGACTTACTGAGCGCGATTTGAAAAAAACAAATGAAAATGAAGACTGGAATATAAAAGGCCAGCATGTTGGGAAAAGATTACGATATACACTGCAAGAATTAGGACCGACATTCGTTAAATTGGGACAAATCGCAAGTTCACGACGGGATTTAGTTCCTGCCGAAATTATCCATGAACTTGAAAAGTTGCAGGAACATGTACACGCTGTTCCGTTCAGTACAATACGGATGATTGTTGAAGCAGAGTTAGGGGGGACGCTTGAAAATCTGTTTGACTCATTTGACGAGGCTCCTTTAGCAGCAGCATCAATCGGACAAGTACATGTTGCACGTTTGCCGACTGGAGAAGAAGTGGCGGTTAAAGTACAACGGCCAAACATAAAGCAGACCATTGAAACAGACTTGGAAATATTATACGAGATTGCGAAGTTTCTAGAAGAGAATTCAGTATGGGCAAAGACTTATCATATCAAGGAAATCATTCAGGAGTTTTCGAAATCATTACGGGATGAATTAGATTATAAAGTAGAAGGCAGAAGTGCTAATCGAATTGCAAAACAGTTTAAAGAGCAACCAAACATTCAAATACCGAATATATATATAGACTTTTCAACAACTAAAATATTGACGATGGAATTGGTACAGGGCATACGTCTCAATGATATTAAACAATTAGATGATGGGGGATATGATCGGAAACTAATTGCTGAACGCGTGGTAGATGCAATGTTTTTTCAAGTCTTGGAGAAAGGTTTTTTCCACGGGGATCCTCATCCCGGGAATATTTACATTCTACCAGATAACCGAATCTGTTTCTTAGATTTCGGCATGATGGGGCGAATCAATGATCAATTGAAATTTCACTTTGCTTCTCTAATCATCAATCTGAAGCAAGGCGATACAAATGGCATGATGAAAGTATTCTCAGACATGGGCTTGCTAAATGAGGACACAAATAAGGCTGATTTTCAACGTGATCTCGATGATTTGATTGAAGTGTATTATGAAGTTTCGTTGGATGAAATAAGTCTTGGTGGAATTATGAGCGAATTGTTTGAAGTTGCATTTCAACACAAAATTCAAATACCAACGGAAATTACAATCCTTGGAAAAGCAATTCTAACATTGGAAAGCACAGTAAGTCTTTTAGATCCGACGTTTAGCGTTATGAAAGCAGTGGAGCCGTTTGGAAGGAAGCTGATGTTGGAGCGTTATCATCCGAAAACCATTCTTCAAAATTCATGGAAAGATCTCGTTGAAAATGCGGAAATTCTTTTGCATTTGCCGAAGGATATTAAAAAGATTACATCTACTGTGGGGAAAGGGAAACTACGGTTAGATATAAATGTGCAACAGATACAAACAATATTAGGCAGATTGGATAGAATCAGTAATCGATTATCATTTAGCATTATCTTGCTGGCCTTTAGCATTTTGATGGTTGGGTTAATTATTGGGTCAGCAATCGCGGGACAGACCAATTTACTTTGGAGTTTCCCGATTATTGAAGCTGGATCAATCATAGCAACGCTTATGTTTGTATTTTTGTTGTTTTCAATCTTTCGATCGGGCCGGATGTAA
- a CDS encoding ATP-binding protein translates to MMKFVKNEQSLFSMQEAFDIYIEKRPENRHGNMSFSIFFDNETNTVLAEKIDNRVAVMECIYKNEGFLATGFHVRGRREPVRTNRRLPVRLKFLVNQRHGVPMPIELYTRLRELPIAEERSEYVRKRISSWEGYLAIQERNADIADITSVFSGASLNADFNKLQVICTGLKSNEWKAINNFSVRLKGIQNEIGAVINTNRSKKIVEIELNRKYQELARKNEWQPWTFKEVIFSNFSELSQVKRLRKGFKDLQDGLAANANLEKVLFEKRPVVRISKQQKDLVFHNRLNEFQQEAVTGAMTSNDLYVIQGPPGTGKTTVISEICHQNVKAGLRTLVASQANLAVDNALGRLLSHQDIRILRYGRTESIEEEGKKFIEENVALNWKQQTEKAVSEQLRMRAKIEKDLEQELKLDHEKMLAYERELTTLEEQIRLREIAVAEHAAHTNELKKLNLEKENYLTKQQELEKTRELLNKVIDELTEKNSGIEEVLQSYHESNLIEQIANIKKQITLYQDYISHHHILQKIDESKITLTGVHHEQKKQETVLTDLQTFLKDASSITKLNELQDNLLAIGFVPSNMLHQKLTELNHLIESIKSSMSTDTYQDWTELITRLNKAIETVVEKLSENGFLKQPHSYQGMSKPCSVNDIHTQIDKVGHFLIDPSVKKALQTRHYSAERYEYLEKLSAALDVLSRRRNYAYSQIKNVEMSKKLFESIKIDVIETVKQTISTRIDEVNDFTKRKQDLENEITDLTEKCSQLKNWQGTVDETVEIETIEEKLIGLKTTYTRLEETLFTNQQYMQDLEHNKVSMETEVHNLKKNAKELELNIEVTETITKKCSEMEERILSLEKIVDQNPKEQYDLTLIAMAELSKAIDSKQLEKERLPITNALQEEWLSLLKDANEHDLNEIRKLYVQHANVIGTTCVASARRDFMEEYPVFDVVIIDEVSKATPPELLLPMLKGKKIILVGDHHQLPPLVGQETLEEFLEESEDRQEKNELKKLLEESLFERLFRTLPKQNKTMLGIQYRMHESIMETISPFYKDGDYRLQCGVVDSDNERDHGIESKYIKRSDHLLWFDMPNEPNYFENKVVGGTSRYNQSELNKVKNLLTDLDKTIEKNKQQGKVNLDFKKSVGVISFYGEQVKRIDRLIQQELMLQHLHCRTGSVDKFQGMEMDIIILSFVRNHNEKSGDIGFARDYRRLNVALSRARELLIIVGSAEMFAVRTKDVKARKMYGRLVEEIKKKNGFRKLEEGAAVWKT, encoded by the coding sequence ATGATGAAATTTGTTAAAAATGAGCAAAGCTTATTCTCAATGCAGGAAGCTTTTGATATATATATTGAAAAAAGACCGGAAAACAGACACGGCAATATGTCATTTTCCATCTTCTTTGATAATGAAACAAATACTGTGTTAGCGGAAAAAATCGATAATCGAGTAGCGGTTATGGAGTGTATCTATAAGAATGAAGGATTCTTGGCAACTGGTTTTCATGTACGGGGTAGGAGAGAGCCGGTTCGAACAAATCGACGCTTACCCGTACGACTTAAATTTCTAGTAAATCAACGCCATGGTGTTCCAATGCCAATTGAATTGTATACACGCCTCCGCGAGTTACCAATCGCAGAGGAACGTTCAGAATATGTTCGGAAAAGAATTTCCAGCTGGGAAGGCTATTTAGCGATTCAAGAAAGAAATGCTGATATTGCAGATATAACTTCCGTATTTTCTGGCGCTAGCCTTAATGCGGATTTTAATAAGCTTCAAGTCATCTGTACTGGATTGAAAAGTAATGAATGGAAGGCTATCAACAATTTTTCTGTCAGATTGAAAGGAATTCAAAATGAAATTGGCGCAGTAATTAACACGAATCGATCTAAGAAAATCGTTGAAATCGAATTAAACCGAAAGTATCAAGAGCTAGCCAGAAAGAATGAGTGGCAACCTTGGACTTTCAAAGAAGTCATTTTCAGTAATTTTTCCGAACTGAGTCAAGTGAAGAGGCTGCGCAAAGGATTTAAAGATTTACAAGATGGACTAGCCGCTAACGCAAATTTAGAAAAAGTCCTATTTGAAAAACGTCCTGTCGTGAGGATATCAAAACAACAGAAAGACCTCGTTTTTCATAATCGACTCAATGAATTTCAACAAGAAGCAGTTACAGGGGCAATGACATCAAATGATTTATACGTGATTCAAGGTCCTCCTGGTACAGGAAAAACGACGGTAATCTCTGAAATTTGCCATCAAAATGTAAAGGCAGGTCTTCGTACGCTTGTTGCATCCCAAGCAAATCTAGCGGTCGACAATGCACTAGGTCGATTATTATCCCATCAAGATATCCGGATTTTACGTTACGGTAGAACGGAAAGTATTGAAGAAGAAGGTAAAAAGTTCATCGAGGAAAACGTCGCACTTAATTGGAAGCAACAAACTGAAAAGGCTGTTTCTGAGCAACTTAGAATGCGTGCAAAAATTGAAAAAGACCTGGAACAGGAATTGAAACTCGATCATGAAAAAATGTTGGCATATGAACGGGAATTGACTACTTTAGAAGAGCAAATTCGCCTTAGAGAAATAGCCGTAGCCGAGCACGCGGCGCATACCAATGAACTAAAAAAGTTGAATTTGGAAAAAGAAAATTACCTAACCAAGCAACAAGAATTAGAAAAAACGCGTGAATTATTGAATAAGGTGATTGATGAATTAACTGAAAAAAATTCCGGTATCGAAGAAGTTCTTCAGTCATATCATGAATCCAATCTCATTGAACAAATAGCGAATATTAAAAAACAAATTACACTCTATCAGGATTACATTAGCCATCACCATATCCTTCAGAAGATAGATGAATCAAAAATAACACTTACTGGCGTTCATCATGAACAGAAAAAGCAAGAAACTGTATTGACTGATTTGCAGACATTTTTGAAGGATGCCAGTTCCATTACTAAACTAAATGAATTACAAGACAATCTACTAGCGATTGGCTTCGTTCCATCAAATATGTTGCATCAAAAACTCACTGAACTAAATCATCTGATTGAATCGATTAAATCAAGCATGTCCACTGACACTTATCAAGACTGGACCGAGCTGATTACCCGGCTTAATAAAGCAATTGAAACTGTCGTTGAAAAATTATCTGAGAATGGATTTCTGAAACAACCACATAGTTACCAAGGAATGAGCAAGCCTTGTTCAGTAAACGATATACATACTCAGATTGATAAAGTGGGACATTTTTTAATTGATCCATCCGTTAAAAAAGCGTTACAGACAAGGCATTATTCAGCAGAAAGATACGAATATCTAGAAAAGTTGAGCGCTGCTTTAGATGTGCTTTCTAGAAGACGGAATTATGCATATTCTCAAATAAAAAATGTAGAGATGTCAAAAAAGCTATTTGAATCCATCAAAATCGACGTGATTGAGACTGTGAAGCAAACCATTTCAACCAGGATAGATGAGGTTAATGACTTTACGAAAAGAAAACAAGATCTTGAAAACGAGATTACCGACCTCACAGAAAAATGCTCACAATTAAAAAACTGGCAAGGAACAGTCGATGAAACCGTTGAAATCGAAACGATAGAAGAGAAACTGATTGGATTGAAAACGACATACACACGTCTTGAAGAAACACTATTCACCAATCAGCAATATATGCAAGACTTGGAACATAACAAGGTTTCTATGGAGACAGAAGTTCACAATTTGAAGAAAAACGCCAAAGAACTGGAATTAAATATTGAGGTTACAGAAACAATCACAAAAAAATGTTCAGAGATGGAAGAACGAATCCTATCATTGGAAAAAATCGTCGATCAAAATCCGAAAGAACAGTATGATCTAACACTGATTGCGATGGCTGAGTTATCTAAGGCAATTGACAGTAAACAGTTAGAGAAAGAACGTTTGCCGATAACAAATGCCCTTCAAGAAGAATGGTTATCACTCTTAAAGGATGCAAATGAACATGATTTAAATGAAATTCGAAAGCTGTATGTGCAACACGCAAATGTAATAGGAACAACATGCGTTGCATCGGCTAGGCGCGATTTCATGGAAGAGTATCCAGTTTTCGACGTCGTTATCATTGATGAAGTTTCTAAAGCGACACCGCCGGAATTGCTGCTCCCAATGTTGAAGGGGAAGAAAATCATACTTGTGGGTGACCATCATCAGTTACCACCATTGGTAGGACAAGAAACGCTAGAAGAATTTCTAGAAGAAAGTGAAGACCGACAAGAAAAAAACGAACTGAAAAAGTTATTAGAGGAATCGCTTTTTGAACGGTTATTTAGAACGTTGCCCAAACAAAATAAGACCATGCTGGGTATTCAATACCGCATGCATGAATCCATTATGGAAACCATTTCACCATTTTATAAAGACGGCGATTATCGTTTACAGTGCGGGGTAGTAGATTCGGATAATGAGCGCGATCATGGTATTGAATCAAAATATATAAAACGAAGTGACCATCTACTATGGTTCGATATGCCAAATGAACCGAACTACTTCGAAAATAAAGTGGTAGGTGGAACGAGCAGATATAATCAATCCGAGTTAAACAAGGTTAAGAACTTATTGACAGACTTGGATAAGACCATCGAAAAAAACAAGCAGCAAGGTAAAGTTAACCTAGATTTCAAGAAAAGTGTTGGCGTCATTAGTTTCTACGGTGAACAAGTAAAGCGTATTGACCGGTTAATCCAACAGGAATTAATGCTGCAGCATTTACATTGCAGAACCGGATCTGTGGATAAGTTTCAAGGTATGGAAATGGATATCATCATATTGAGCTTTGTTCGAAACCATAATGAAAAGAGCGGGGATATCGGTTTTGCGCGTGATTACAGAAGACTGAACGTGGCATTATCACGAGCCCGGGAATTATTAATCATTGTCGGAAGCGCTGAAATGTTTGCTGTGAGAACAAAAGATGTCAAAGCCAGAAAAATGTATGGCCGATTAGTTGAAGAGATTAAAAAGAAAAATGGATTCAGGAAGCTTGAAGAGGGGGCGGCAGTTTGGAAGACTTAA
- a CDS encoding MetQ/NlpA family ABC transporter substrate-binding protein: MKKLIALLFATVLVLAACGTGKETIGNSTEQTEKETKIRVASLIPPMTDMLEIAKPLLKEDGIEMEIVVLSDNVQPNSALANKEVDANFFQHPPYMEQFNEANDANLVVIQHVYHAILGAYSNKFDSIDELPDGAKVAIPNDSSNMARSLQLIEKGGLIKLKDGVGLDASVKDITENPKNLKFVDVDLLMLARSMDDVDLVTMLPAYAKELGLTPVNDSLIDEGESAFPISLIAREDNKDSEAIKKLAEHLSGPEVRAFLEENFSDIAFPAFK; the protein is encoded by the coding sequence ATGAAAAAATTAATAGCGCTTTTATTTGCTACCGTTCTCGTACTTGCTGCATGCGGAACGGGTAAAGAAACCATAGGAAATTCAACAGAGCAAACTGAAAAAGAAACAAAAATTCGTGTTGCATCCCTTATTCCGCCGATGACGGATATGTTGGAAATTGCCAAACCATTACTTAAAGAAGACGGCATTGAGATGGAAATTGTTGTTTTATCCGATAACGTACAGCCTAATAGCGCTTTGGCAAATAAAGAAGTAGATGCAAACTTTTTTCAACACCCTCCTTATATGGAACAATTTAATGAGGCGAATGATGCTAATTTAGTCGTTATCCAACACGTTTATCATGCAATTTTGGGTGCCTATTCAAATAAATTCGACAGTATAGACGAGTTACCAGACGGTGCAAAAGTAGCTATTCCGAATGATTCCTCGAATATGGCTCGTTCTTTACAGTTGATCGAAAAAGGCGGATTAATCAAATTGAAAGACGGTGTCGGGCTTGATGCAAGCGTAAAAGATATCACGGAAAATCCTAAAAACCTTAAATTCGTTGATGTTGACTTGTTAATGCTAGCAAGATCAATGGATGATGTCGATTTAGTAACGATGCTTCCTGCCTATGCAAAAGAACTTGGTTTGACGCCAGTAAATGATTCACTAATTGACGAAGGCGAATCAGCATTCCCTATCTCACTTATTGCGCGTGAAGACAACAAAGATTCCGAAGCAATCAAAAAATTAGCCGAACACTTATCTGGACCAGAAGTGCGTGCATTCTTAGAAGAAAACTTCTCTGACATCGCATTCCCGGCATTTAAATAA
- a CDS encoding phosphatidylserine decarboxylase, whose translation MKKKIFRLFVELTGNPTSSKILKFITQSRMSRLLIRPFANTYQINQDEMEYPLAHYKSLQDLFTRNLKVGARSIDTSSNSLISPVDGCLSAVGKVDEQDTFIIKNQSYSLAKIFGDDKKASTYKNGSFFILYLSPSHYHHFHYPISGTIFSRYALGSISYPVNNLGLRLGNRPFSTNHRLISEIQTEFGKVAIVKVGALNVNSIHLNSSSKECIKGAEFGHFSFGSTVILFIEDHYTFTPTVPMNSEVKVGQPIAEWIK comes from the coding sequence ATGAAGAAAAAAATATTTCGCCTTTTTGTCGAACTAACTGGTAATCCAACATCATCAAAGATATTAAAATTCATTACACAATCTAGGATGAGTCGACTGCTAATTCGACCATTCGCCAATACATATCAAATTAACCAAGATGAGATGGAATACCCACTTGCGCATTATAAAAGTTTGCAGGATTTATTTACACGTAATTTAAAAGTCGGCGCAAGATCCATTGATACATCTTCAAACAGTCTAATTTCTCCTGTCGACGGTTGTTTAAGTGCTGTTGGAAAGGTAGATGAACAGGATACATTTATTATAAAAAACCAATCCTACAGTTTAGCTAAAATTTTTGGAGACGATAAAAAAGCATCGACTTATAAAAATGGAAGCTTTTTCATCTTGTACCTCTCCCCAAGTCATTATCACCATTTTCATTATCCTATATCGGGCACAATTTTTTCACGTTATGCATTAGGTTCAATTTCATATCCAGTCAATAATTTAGGTTTGCGTTTAGGTAATCGCCCTTTTTCGACAAATCACCGTTTAATTTCAGAAATACAAACTGAATTTGGGAAAGTCGCCATCGTTAAAGTGGGCGCACTTAATGTCAATAGTATTCATTTGAACAGTTCTTCCAAAGAATGTATAAAGGGTGCGGAGTTCGGTCATTTCTCATTCGGATCTACCGTTATTCTTTTTATAGAAGATCATTATACTTTTACGCCTACGGTTCCAATGAATAGCGAAGTAAAGGTAGGACAACCGATTGCTGAATGGATCAAGTGA
- the pssA gene encoding CDP-diacylglycerol--serine O-phosphatidyltransferase: MFLAKNFYATRIKAQLANMITLMNLSFGILSIILIFNGHGNLSATFIFLAAIFDRFDGMCARYFNSESDFGKELDSLCDLVSFGIAPALLIYGTALNETLWVGILVTITYVLAGAVRLARFNVREFDGNFYGVPITAAGVLAALSYFLYPYVSANTFIFILSILAYLMVSNIRIAKV; this comes from the coding sequence ATGTTTTTAGCAAAAAATTTTTATGCTACTAGAATAAAAGCACAATTGGCAAATATGATCACATTAATGAATCTAAGTTTTGGCATACTATCTATTATACTTATTTTTAACGGTCATGGTAATTTAAGTGCAACATTTATTTTCTTGGCAGCAATCTTCGACCGATTTGACGGCATGTGCGCCCGTTATTTCAATTCTGAATCCGACTTTGGAAAAGAACTGGATTCTTTATGCGATCTTGTCTCATTTGGCATTGCGCCTGCGTTATTAATATACGGTACTGCTTTGAATGAAACGCTATGGGTCGGTATTTTAGTCACCATTACGTATGTATTAGCTGGAGCAGTGAGATTGGCAAGGTTTAATGTTAGGGAGTTTGACGGCAATTTTTATGGTGTACCTATAACGGCTGCCGGCGTCCTTGCGGCACTCAGTTATTTCTTATACCCGTATGTATCGGCGAATACTTTTATTTTCATCTTATCTATTCTAGCTTATTTGATGGTTAGTAATATACGGATTGCAAAAGTATAA